GGCCGCCATCGCCATCGGGCTGCTCCTGCACCGCGGCCTCGCGCGCGTCGAGCAACAGCGCGATCGTATCGCCGCGAGCGAGCCGGCCTTCATCCGCCGGGCCGACGTCGCCCTGCAGACGGCGTTGGCGCGCGCCATACCATGGCTCGTCCCGCTGCTCGCCATCTACCTCGGCCTCGCCCACATCGATCTGCTGCCGCAGACGACGGCGCCCGTAATCGCGGCGCTCCTCTGGGGCGTTGCGATCGTCGTTTGCGTGCGCGCCCTGTCGAAGTCGCTGGTTGCGCCGCGGCGCCCGCAGTGGCGCGTCTTTCCCCTCCCCGATGACGTTGCACCACGTATCCACCGCCGCGTCGTCGCAATGGCGGGCGTCTATGCCGTCTCGGGAGTGCTGCGCGCGGTGAATGCAGCGACCCTTGCGCCGCTCCAGGTCACGATCGTTCAGGATTTCATTCTCGGCCTGATATTCTCCGCGCTGTTCGCCGCCCTCCTGATCGAGCCGTGGCGGCGCGCGCGTGACGGCGAGGGGCGCGCCTCGCGGCTCTGGCCGGCCTGGCTCAAGATCGTGGTCTGGCTGCTGGTCGCGGTCGTCGTCGCCGCCTCGGCGGCGGGCTACGTCGCCCTCGGCCAGTTCCTCATCGGCCAGGTCATCGTGACCGGGTCGGTGCTGCTCGCCGCCTGGCTCCTTCACCTCGGCATCAGCGAGCTGTCAGCGGACGTCGCCACGAAGGGGCGGCCGGCCTCGCGGCTGCTCGACGAGGTTCTCGAGGCCAGCCCGATCCAGTCGCGCTTTGCCGGTCTCGCGATCTCCGGCCTTCTCAATCTGGTCCTCATCGTGCTGGTTGTGCCGCTGGTGCTGCTGCAGTGGGGGTTTTCATTCGACCGCATCCGGGGCTGGCTCGAGGCGGCCTTCTTCGGCTTCCAGGTCGGGAGCATCAACATCTCGATCGCGCGCATCCTGGTCGCCGTCGCCCTCTTTGCCGGGGTGCTCGTACTCCTCAACCTGCTGCGGCGCTGGCTGGACGAGAACATCCTCGTTCCGCCACAGGTCGAAGCCGGTCTCGCCAATTCCATCCGCACCGGCGTCGGCTATCTCGGATATGCGCTCGCGGCGGCGGCCGGCGTCTCCTACATGGGGCTCGATTTCACCAACCTCGCAATTGTTGCCGGCGCGCTTTCGGTCGGTATCGGTTTCGGTCTGCAGAGCATCGTCAACAATTTCGTCTCCGGACTCATCCTCCTCGTCGAGCGGCCGATCCAGGTCGGGGACTGGGTGGTGGCCGGCGATGCGGAGGGTTATGTCAAGCGTATCAGCGTGCGTTCGACGGAGATCGAAACCTTCGATCGCGCGAGCGTCATCGTGCCGAATTCCGAACTCGTCGCCGGGCGCGTCACCAATTTC
This genomic interval from Hyphomicrobiales bacterium contains the following:
- a CDS encoding DUF3772 domain-containing protein, producing MNHLVRAIIALVAVVLTVAAGDGPFAWSSPTTAPGLVRQAAAADVSMASVEAAEAAVQRWQGLLETTSKTLDRVAGGDAPIPEFRDELTGVRWEARDLAASLAPSLVELRAQLERLGPAPEAGGTPESPSVAESRAGLEREVSRIDGLVRSAELIATRSESLISRLENLRRQRFTRAVLEQTASPLLPELWRGAWQQQLASLDSLATIARAWWRRAAPQWRLALLFVAAIAIGLLLHRGLARVEQQRDRIAASEPAFIRRADVALQTALARAIPWLVPLLAIYLGLAHIDLLPQTTAPVIAALLWGVAIVVCVRALSKSLVAPRRPQWRVFPLPDDVAPRIHRRVVAMAGVYAVSGVLRAVNAATLAPLQVTIVQDFILGLIFSALFAALLIEPWRRARDGEGRASRLWPAWLKIVVWLLVAVVVAASAAGYVALGQFLIGQVIVTGSVLLAAWLLHLGISELSADVATKGRPASRLLDEVLEASPIQSRFAGLAISGLLNLVLIVLVVPLVLLQWGFSFDRIRGWLEAAFFGFQVGSINISIARILVAVALFAGVLVLLNLLRRWLDENILVPPQVEAGLANSIRTGVGYLGYALAAAAGVSYMGLDFTNLAIVAGALSVGIGFGLQSIVNNFVSGLILLVERPIQVGDWVVAGDAEGYVKRISVRSTEIETFDRASVIVPNSELVAGRVTNFTHRNKMGRVVVRIGVSYAADPEEVMALLTEIGSAHPLVLVWPKPTAAFEDFGASSLDFSLRVFIADINNILSVRNDLRIAILKALRERNIEIPFPQQDVHLRDLDDLRAALARARERVASERSSDEK